Proteins co-encoded in one Armatimonadota bacterium genomic window:
- a CDS encoding rhomboid family intramembrane serine protease produces the protein MIPLGDENPTRSFPFVTVGLILANVLVFLYDKLIGWGAPEALIEYAMIPCTISGQCQYQIPPITPHWLTIFTSMFLHAGILHLGGNMLYLWIFGNNVEDALGHFQFLFWYLVWGVAAALAHVVINASSPIPTVGASGAIAGALGAYFVLFPAARIRVLVIFFFIIDVIAVPAFILLGLWFLMQFQFQPGVATMAHAGGFVAGAATILAMGRDRVLRRLRRPRYYYYRSLPPDY, from the coding sequence GTGATACCGCTTGGCGACGAAAACCCAACACGTTCCTTTCCTTTCGTGACCGTTGGTCTTATCCTTGCCAACGTGCTGGTGTTTCTCTACGACAAGCTGATCGGTTGGGGGGCTCCCGAAGCGCTGATCGAATACGCCATGATCCCCTGCACCATCTCCGGTCAGTGCCAGTACCAGATACCGCCGATTACACCTCACTGGCTGACTATCTTCACCTCGATGTTCCTGCACGCGGGTATCCTGCATCTGGGCGGGAACATGCTCTATCTCTGGATTTTCGGCAACAACGTGGAGGATGCTTTAGGGCATTTTCAGTTCCTGTTCTGGTATCTGGTGTGGGGGGTAGCGGCGGCTCTGGCACACGTAGTCATTAATGCCAGCTCGCCAATCCCCACTGTGGGAGCCAGTGGAGCCATCGCCGGGGCGTTAGGAGCCTACTTTGTGTTGTTTCCTGCCGCCCGGATACGGGTGCTGGTCATCTTCTTCTTTATTATCGATGTGATAGCGGTACCGGCGTTTATCCTGTTAGGGCTGTGGTTCCTGATGCAGTTCCAGTTCCAGCCGGGTGTGGCGACGATGGCACATGCAGGCGGATTTGTCGCGGGTGCGGCTACCATTCTGGCGATGGGAAGAGACCGGGTTCTGCGCAGGCTGCGTCGTCCTCGCTACTACTATTACCGTTCCCTGCCACCGGACTACTGA